A genomic segment from Pseudosulfitobacter sp. DSM 107133 encodes:
- a CDS encoding beta-eliminating lyase-related protein: MFFASDNAGPVHPQIMTRMIDDNTGHAMPYGADPVMDEVRQAIRRTFEAPEAEVFLVATGTAANALALACYTHPFDTIFCSNVAHIHEDECNAPEFYAGGAKLTLVPGGDKMTPKALHTTIAGEEVRGVHGPQRGPVSITQVTERGEVYTLDELRALTAVAKEFDLPVHLDGARFANAINTLDCTPAEMTWKSGVDILSFGGTKNGCMGVEAVVLFDPDKAWEFELRRKRGAHLFSKHRYLSSQMAAYLDGDLWMETAAAANAHAQRLAAGLRDKGAEFLHQPDANMIFAAFPRAAHKRLHAAGAKYYIWEGELEGDDPDEMIAARLVCDWSISDAQIDQFLSYL; the protein is encoded by the coding sequence ATGTTTTTCGCCTCTGACAACGCCGGTCCCGTTCACCCGCAGATCATGACGCGCATGATCGACGACAACACGGGCCATGCCATGCCCTATGGTGCCGATCCGGTGATGGACGAGGTGCGACAAGCCATCCGCCGCACGTTCGAGGCCCCCGAAGCCGAAGTGTTTCTGGTGGCCACAGGCACCGCCGCCAATGCGCTGGCGCTGGCCTGCTACACCCATCCCTTCGACACCATTTTTTGCAGCAACGTCGCCCACATCCACGAGGACGAATGCAACGCCCCCGAGTTCTACGCAGGCGGGGCCAAGCTGACGCTGGTGCCCGGCGGCGACAAGATGACGCCCAAGGCGCTACACACCACCATCGCCGGCGAAGAGGTGCGCGGTGTGCACGGCCCGCAACGTGGTCCGGTCAGCATCACCCAGGTCACCGAACGCGGCGAGGTGTACACGCTGGACGAGCTGCGCGCCCTGACCGCCGTGGCCAAGGAATTCGACCTGCCCGTCCATCTGGACGGCGCACGCTTTGCCAATGCGATCAACACGCTGGACTGCACCCCTGCCGAAATGACGTGGAAATCAGGCGTCGACATCCTCAGCTTTGGCGGCACCAAGAACGGCTGCATGGGCGTCGAGGCCGTGGTGCTGTTTGACCCCGACAAGGCGTGGGAGTTCGAGCTGCGCCGCAAACGCGGGGCGCACCTGTTCTCGAAACACCGCTATCTGTCATCACAAATGGCCGCCTATCTGGACGGCGATCTGTGGATGGAAACCGCTGCCGCCGCCAATGCCCACGCCCAGCGTCTGGCCGCAGGGCTGCGCGACAAGGGTGCCGAGTTTCTGCACCAGCCCGACGCCAACATGATCTTTGCCGCCTTCCCCCGCGCCGCGCACAAGCGGCTGCACGCGGCAGGGGCGAAGTATTACATCTGGGAAGGCGAACTGGAAGGCGACGACCCCGACGAAATGATCGCGGCCCGTCTGGTCTGCGACTGGTCGATCTCGGATGCGCAAATCGACCAGTTTCTCAGCTACCTTTAA
- a CDS encoding alpha/beta hydrolase, whose amino-acid sequence MQYHSRRYGKGPRQVLAIHCTLAHSGAWRGLADAMGAGLTINAYDMPSHGKSPDWDGTGDLHDLVTAWGHDMLSEPMDVIGHSFGAIVALRLAAEAPERVRSLTLIEPVAFAFVAADDPAKVEEYRQRNLDFDAAMQAGDKMQAARSFNRGWGNGVPWDEIPEQTRQYMADRIDFVAGSAPAVQRDSIGLLKPGALDVIKCPVLLIEGDQSDGTIAAANSAIQRRIPQAERVVLEGAGHMAPITHPEKVAAEIRRFLDAV is encoded by the coding sequence ATGCAGTACCACTCAAGACGCTATGGCAAGGGCCCCCGACAGGTCCTTGCGATTCACTGCACGCTGGCCCATTCGGGCGCGTGGCGCGGTCTGGCCGATGCCATGGGCGCGGGGCTGACGATCAACGCCTATGACATGCCCAGCCACGGCAAATCTCCCGACTGGGACGGCACCGGCGACCTGCATGATCTGGTGACCGCTTGGGGCCATGACATGCTGTCCGAGCCTATGGACGTGATCGGCCACAGCTTTGGCGCGATCGTGGCCTTGCGGCTGGCCGCCGAGGCGCCCGAGCGGGTGCGCAGTCTGACCTTGATCGAACCGGTCGCCTTTGCCTTTGTGGCGGCGGATGATCCGGCCAAGGTCGAGGAGTACCGCCAGCGCAATCTGGATTTCGATGCGGCGATGCAGGCGGGTGACAAGATGCAGGCGGCGCGGTCGTTCAACCGCGGCTGGGGCAACGGTGTGCCGTGGGATGAAATTCCCGAACAGACCCGGCAGTACATGGCCGACCGTATCGACTTTGTCGCGGGTTCCGCGCCCGCAGTGCAGCGCGACAGCATCGGACTGCTGAAGCCCGGCGCGCTGGACGTGATCAAATGCCCTGTGCTGCTGATCGAGGGTGACCAATCCGACGGCACCATCGCCGCGGCCAACAGCGCCATTCAGCGCCGTATTCCACAGGCCGAGCGGGTTGTGCTGGAGGGTGCGGGGCACATGGCCCCGATTACCCACCCCGAGAAGGTCGCCGCCGAAATCCGCCGGTTTCTGGACGCGGTTTAA
- a CDS encoding 2-hydroxychromene-2-carboxylate isomerase, whose protein sequence is MHQIDYFFSVLSPYTYLAGTRLEEIAARHSATINYKPTDVVALFGRTGGTPPKDRHPSRQEYRAQELVRQAKKLDMPFNLKPAHWPTNGAPASYAIIAAIHAGGGDLGKLVHGFLRAVWAEEKDIAQDDVVRACLEEAGFSPSLADSGLLQGAETYAANLEEAANRGVFGAPFYICEGDNRFWGQDRLEDLDLHLAGKL, encoded by the coding sequence ATGCACCAGATCGACTATTTTTTTTCCGTGCTGTCGCCATATACCTATCTGGCAGGCACGCGGCTGGAAGAAATCGCGGCCAGACACAGCGCCACGATCAACTATAAGCCCACAGATGTGGTGGCCCTGTTCGGTCGCACCGGGGGCACACCCCCCAAGGACCGCCACCCCAGCCGCCAGGAATACCGGGCACAGGAACTGGTGCGGCAGGCCAAGAAACTGGACATGCCGTTCAATCTGAAGCCCGCCCATTGGCCCACCAATGGCGCGCCTGCCTCTTATGCGATCATCGCGGCGATTCATGCGGGTGGTGGCGATCTGGGCAAGCTGGTGCATGGGTTCCTGCGCGCGGTTTGGGCCGAAGAGAAAGACATCGCGCAGGATGACGTGGTGCGTGCCTGTCTGGAAGAGGCGGGATTCTCGCCGTCGCTGGCAGACAGCGGGTTGTTGCAGGGGGCTGAAACCTATGCCGCCAATCTGGAAGAGGCCGCCAATCGCGGTGTCTTTGGCGCGCCATTCTACATCTGCGAGGGCGACAACCGGTTCTGGGGGCAGGACCGGCTGGAAGATCTGGATCTGCATCTGGCAGGCAAGCTTTAG
- a CDS encoding ribose-phosphate pyrophosphokinase produces the protein MPHVQEPKLIAGNANQPLAQAIARRMSMHRGKKMGLVDARVERFNDGEIFVEVFENVRGEDMYIIQPTSNPANDNLMELLIMCDALRRSSAARITAVIPYFGYARQDRRTKARTPISAKLVANMLVSAGVERVLTMDLHAAQIQGFFDIPVDNLYASPIFALDIANQFRGRMNELMIVSPDVGGVARARELAKRLNAPLSIVDKRREKPGEIAEMTVIGDVKDKITLIVDDMCDTAGTLCKAAEVLMENGAKEVHSYISHGVMSGPAVERVTKSVMKSLVITDTIAPTQAILGAPNIRVVPTAPIFAQAILNIWNGTSVSSLFEQDTLGPIYDGMYAAE, from the coding sequence ATGCCACACGTTCAGGAACCCAAGCTGATCGCCGGAAACGCCAACCAGCCGCTTGCACAGGCCATCGCACGCAGGATGTCGATGCACCGTGGCAAGAAAATGGGTCTGGTTGACGCCCGCGTCGAACGGTTCAACGATGGTGAAATATTCGTCGAAGTTTTCGAAAACGTCCGCGGCGAGGATATGTACATTATCCAGCCCACGTCTAACCCGGCCAACGACAACCTGATGGAACTGCTGATCATGTGCGACGCGCTGCGCCGCTCGTCCGCCGCCCGCATCACCGCCGTGATCCCCTATTTCGGCTATGCCCGCCAGGACCGCCGCACCAAGGCCCGCACGCCGATCAGTGCCAAGCTGGTGGCCAACATGCTGGTCAGCGCCGGTGTCGAACGGGTTCTGACCATGGACCTGCACGCCGCGCAAATTCAGGGCTTCTTCGACATCCCTGTCGACAACCTCTATGCTTCGCCGATCTTTGCACTGGATATCGCCAACCAGTTCCGTGGCCGCATGAATGAGCTGATGATCGTCTCTCCCGATGTCGGCGGCGTGGCCCGCGCCCGCGAACTGGCCAAACGCCTGAACGCGCCGCTCTCCATCGTCGACAAGCGCCGCGAGAAACCCGGCGAGATTGCCGAAATGACCGTGATCGGTGACGTCAAAGACAAAATCACCCTGATCGTCGATGACATGTGCGACACCGCCGGCACCCTGTGCAAAGCCGCCGAAGTGCTGATGGAAAACGGCGCCAAGGAAGTGCACAGCTACATCAGCCACGGCGTCATGAGCGGCCCGGCCGTCGAGCGTGTGACCAAGTCGGTGATGAAATCGCTGGTGATCACCGACACGATCGCCCCCACCCAGGCCATCCTTGGCGCGCCGAACATCCGTGTGGTCCCAACTGCGCCGATCTTTGCCCAGGCCATCCTGAACATCTGGAACGGCACCTCGGTCAGTTCGCTCTTTGAACAGGACACGCTGGGCCCGATCTACGACGGTATGTACGCCGCCGAGTAA
- a CDS encoding H-type lectin domain-containing protein — protein sequence MKKLRNNLIGIEQGDPVLFSDFEDGGEMWTGRGQRERRRRISFSEPFRSPPAIQIAISLWDMDATTVIRADIASETITESGFDLVFRTWGDTRVARIRVGWTAIGELVDPEDWDLY from the coding sequence ATGAAGAAATTGCGAAACAATTTGATCGGCATCGAACAGGGCGACCCTGTGTTGTTCTCGGATTTCGAGGACGGTGGCGAGATGTGGACCGGGCGCGGCCAACGCGAGCGGCGGCGGCGGATTTCATTTTCTGAACCGTTCCGCAGTCCGCCAGCGATTCAGATCGCGATCAGCCTGTGGGATATGGATGCCACAACAGTGATCCGCGCCGACATTGCCAGCGAGACGATTACCGAAAGCGGGTTTGATCTGGTGTTTCGCACATGGGGCGACACCCGCGTCGCGCGGATACGGGTCGGGTGGACGGCCATCGGTGAATTGGTCGACCCAGAAGACTGGGATCTGTACTGA
- a CDS encoding F0F1 ATP synthase subunit epsilon, whose product MADMQFDLVSPERSLASHAATAVSIPGADGDLTVMAGHAPTITTLRPGLLKVEADGKTAEYVVTGGFAEINAEGVTVLAERAMARGDITQEHLDEMYEEAENMYKTAKENFHNEPGPVDDAAKLLGDMVAMGSEIGLSTKQPNL is encoded by the coding sequence ATGGCAGATATGCAATTCGATCTGGTTTCGCCCGAGCGCAGCCTTGCCTCGCACGCGGCGACCGCGGTTTCGATCCCCGGCGCCGATGGGGATCTGACCGTGATGGCCGGCCACGCGCCGACCATTACCACGCTGCGTCCCGGCCTGTTGAAGGTCGAGGCCGACGGCAAGACAGCCGAATACGTTGTCACCGGCGGCTTTGCCGAGATCAACGCCGAAGGCGTGACCGTTCTGGCGGAACGCGCCATGGCGCGTGGTGACATCACTCAGGAACATCTCGACGAGATGTACGAAGAAGCCGAGAATATGTACAAGACGGCCAAGGAAAACTTCCACAACGAGCCGGGCCCCGTCGATGACGCGGCCAAGCTGCTGGGCGACATGGTCGCCATGGGCAGCGAGATCGGCCTGAGCACCAAACAGCCAAACCTGTAA
- the atpD gene encoding F0F1 ATP synthase subunit beta yields MAKAVGKITQVIGAVVDVHFEDNLPEILNALTTENNGRPLVLEVAQHLGENTVRTIAMDATEGLVRGAPVSDTGAPIQVPVGPGTLGRILNVTGDPVDEKGPVDATETRSIHGEAPAFDQQSTATEILTTGIKVIDLLAPYTKGGKIGLFGGAGVGKTVLIMELINNIAKVHSGVSVFAGVGERTREGNDLYYEMIESGVIVPDNLPESKIALVYGQMNEPPGARMRIALTGLSLAEQFRDDTGSDVLFFVDNIFRFTQAGSEVSALLGRIPSAVGYQPTLATDMGAMQERISSTKNGSITSVQAVYVPADDLTDPAPATSFAHLDATTVLDRSISEKGIYPAVDPLGSTSRLLDPLIIGDEHYKVATDVQQVLQRYKSLQDIIAILGMDELSEEDKLAVARARKIERFLSQPFDVAKVFTGSDGVQVPLEDTISSFKAVVAGEYDHLPEGAFYMVGGINEVIAKAEKMAADAA; encoded by the coding sequence ATGGCAAAAGCAGTCGGAAAAATCACCCAAGTCATCGGGGCCGTCGTCGACGTGCACTTCGAAGACAACCTGCCAGAGATCTTGAACGCTCTGACAACTGAAAACAACGGCCGCCCGCTGGTTCTGGAAGTTGCCCAGCACCTTGGCGAAAACACCGTGCGTACCATTGCGATGGACGCCACCGAAGGTCTGGTCCGCGGCGCGCCCGTGTCGGACACCGGTGCGCCTATCCAGGTGCCCGTTGGTCCCGGCACTTTGGGCCGCATCCTGAACGTCACCGGCGACCCCGTTGACGAAAAGGGCCCTGTTGACGCGACAGAAACACGTTCGATCCATGGCGAAGCGCCTGCCTTCGACCAACAGTCGACAGCGACCGAGATCCTGACCACAGGCATCAAGGTTATCGACCTGCTGGCCCCCTACACCAAGGGTGGTAAAATCGGTCTGTTCGGCGGTGCCGGCGTGGGCAAAACCGTTCTGATCATGGAACTGATCAACAACATCGCAAAAGTGCACTCGGGTGTGTCCGTGTTCGCCGGTGTTGGTGAGCGGACCCGTGAAGGCAACGACCTTTACTACGAAATGATCGAATCCGGCGTTATCGTTCCCGACAACCTGCCGGAATCGAAAATTGCGCTGGTTTACGGCCAGATGAACGAGCCTCCCGGTGCGCGTATGCGGATCGCTTTGACCGGCCTGTCGCTGGCGGAACAGTTCCGTGACGACACAGGTTCGGACGTTCTGTTCTTCGTCGACAACATCTTCCGCTTTACCCAGGCGGGTTCGGAAGTGTCGGCTCTGCTGGGCCGTATTCCTTCGGCTGTGGGCTATCAGCCGACACTGGCGACCGACATGGGCGCCATGCAGGAACGCATCTCGTCGACCAAGAACGGTTCGATCACTTCGGTTCAGGCCGTGTACGTTCCCGCGGACGACTTGACCGACCCCGCGCCTGCGACATCCTTTGCCCACCTCGATGCGACAACCGTTCTGGACCGCTCGATCTCGGAAAAAGGCATCTATCCCGCCGTGGACCCGCTGGGCTCGACCTCGCGTCTGCTGGATCCGCTGATCATCGGTGACGAACACTACAAGGTCGCAACCGACGTGCAGCAGGTTCTGCAACGCTACAAGTCGCTGCAAGACATCATCGCGATTCTGGGCATGGACGAACTGTCGGAAGAAGACAAACTGGCCGTTGCCCGTGCGCGTAAGATCGAACGCTTCCTGTCGCAGCCTTTCGACGTTGCGAAAGTGTTCACCGGTTCGGACGGTGTGCAGGTTCCTCTGGAAGACACCATCTCGTCGTTCAAGGCGGTTGTGGCCGGTGAATACGATCACCTGCCCGAAGGTGCCTTCTACATGGTTGGTGGCATCAACGAAGTGATCGCCAAAGCCGAAAAAATGGCGGCTGACGCGGCCTAA
- a CDS encoding F0F1 ATP synthase subunit gamma yields MPSLKDLKNRIQSVKNTRKITKAMQMVAAAKLRRAQEAAEQSRPYTERFNAVMAGLAGSVGGSDSAPKLLSGTGSDQTHLLVVMTAERGLCGGFNANISKKAKAKAAELEAAGKTVKILTVGKKGRDAMKRDLGSRFVGHVDLTEVKRVSYPDAQGIAKDILGRFDAGEFDVATIFYAKFVNVVSQTPTAQQIIPFEVPAEAVADVDGSTVYDYEPSEEAVLADLLPRAIATAIFSALLENGASEQGARMSAMDNATRNAGDMIEKLTIQYNRSRQAVITNELIEIISGAEAL; encoded by the coding sequence ATGCCAAGTCTCAAGGACCTTAAAAACCGGATCCAGAGTGTGAAGAACACTCGGAAGATCACTAAAGCCATGCAAATGGTGGCCGCGGCGAAACTTCGCCGCGCCCAGGAAGCTGCCGAACAGTCGCGGCCCTATACAGAGCGGTTCAATGCCGTGATGGCAGGGCTGGCGGGTTCCGTTGGCGGATCTGACAGTGCGCCCAAGCTGCTGAGCGGCACGGGCAGTGACCAGACCCACCTGTTGGTCGTCATGACCGCGGAACGTGGCCTGTGCGGCGGTTTCAACGCGAACATCTCGAAAAAGGCCAAGGCCAAGGCAGCGGAATTGGAAGCGGCGGGCAAGACCGTCAAAATCCTGACCGTTGGCAAAAAAGGCCGTGACGCCATGAAACGTGATCTTGGATCGCGCTTTGTGGGCCACGTCGACCTGACCGAGGTCAAGCGTGTCAGCTACCCCGACGCGCAAGGCATCGCCAAGGACATCCTTGGCCGCTTTGACGCTGGTGAATTTGATGTTGCCACGATCTTCTATGCGAAGTTCGTGAACGTTGTGAGCCAGACGCCCACAGCACAACAGATCATTCCGTTCGAGGTGCCTGCCGAGGCGGTTGCCGATGTCGATGGCTCGACCGTCTATGATTACGAGCCCAGCGAAGAGGCCGTTCTGGCTGATTTGCTGCCGCGTGCGATTGCGACGGCGATCTTCTCGGCTCTGCTGGAAAACGGGGCGTCCGAACAGGGCGCACGGATGTCCGCAATGGACAACGCCACCCGCAACGCAGGCGACATGATCGAAAAGCTGACCATTCAGTACAACCGTTCGCGTCAGGCCGTGATCACCAACGAGCTGATTGAAATCATTTCGGGCGCCGAGGCGCTCTAA
- the atpA gene encoding F0F1 ATP synthase subunit alpha — MGIQAAEISAILKDQIKNFGQEAEVAEVGRVLSVGDGIARVYGLDNVQAGEMVEFPGGIQGMALNLESDNVGVVIFGSDRDIKEGDVVKRTNSIVDVPVGDELLGRVLDGLGNPLDGKGPLNAKERRVADVKAPGIIPRKSVHEPMATGLKSVDAMIPIGRGQRELIIGDRQTGKTAVALDAILNQKSYNDAAGDDESKKLYCIYVAIGQKRSTVAQLVKKLEESGAIEYTTVVAATASDPAPMQYLAPYTATAMAEFYRDNGRHALIIYDDLSKQAVSYRQMSLLLRRPPGREAYPGDVFYLHSRLLERSAKLNEDNGSGSLTALPIIETQGGDVSAFIPTNVISITDGQIFLETELFYQGIRPAVNTGLSVSRVGSSAQTSAMSSVAGPVKLSLAQYREMAAFAQFGSDLDASTQALLNRGARLTELMKQPQYSPLTNAEIVCVIFAGTNGFLDKVAIKDVGRWEAGMLAHMRSKHQDVLDWITNEDPKIKGDAADKLRAALDTFATDFA; from the coding sequence ATGGGTATCCAAGCAGCAGAAATTTCTGCGATCCTGAAAGACCAGATCAAGAATTTTGGTCAAGAAGCAGAAGTCGCCGAAGTCGGCCGCGTTCTGAGCGTCGGTGACGGTATCGCCCGTGTCTATGGTCTGGACAATGTTCAGGCCGGCGAGATGGTCGAATTCCCCGGTGGCATTCAGGGCATGGCCCTGAACCTGGAAAGCGACAACGTCGGTGTCGTGATCTTCGGGTCCGACCGCGACATCAAGGAAGGTGACGTTGTCAAACGCACCAACTCGATCGTGGACGTTCCCGTCGGTGACGAACTGCTGGGCCGCGTTCTGGACGGTCTGGGCAACCCGCTGGACGGCAAAGGCCCGCTGAACGCCAAAGAGCGTCGCGTGGCGGACGTCAAGGCACCGGGCATCATCCCGCGTAAATCGGTTCACGAACCGATGGCAACCGGCCTGAAATCGGTCGACGCGATGATCCCGATCGGCCGTGGCCAGCGCGAGCTGATCATTGGTGACCGTCAGACCGGCAAAACCGCCGTGGCCCTGGACGCGATCCTGAACCAGAAATCCTACAACGACGCCGCAGGCGACGATGAAAGCAAGAAGCTGTACTGCATCTATGTTGCCATCGGTCAAAAGCGTTCGACCGTTGCCCAGCTGGTGAAAAAGCTCGAAGAGAGCGGCGCCATCGAATATACCACAGTGGTTGCCGCCACCGCGTCGGACCCCGCGCCGATGCAGTACCTGGCACCCTATACCGCGACAGCCATGGCGGAATTCTACCGCGACAACGGCCGTCACGCGCTGATCATCTATGATGACCTTTCCAAACAAGCGGTGTCCTACCGCCAGATGTCGCTGCTGCTGCGCCGCCCGCCCGGCCGCGAAGCCTACCCCGGCGACGTTTTCTATCTGCACTCGCGCCTGCTGGAGCGTTCGGCCAAGCTGAACGAAGACAACGGCTCGGGCTCGCTGACGGCTCTGCCGATCATCGAAACCCAGGGTGGTGACGTTTCCGCGTTTATTCCGACCAACGTGATTTCGATCACCGACGGCCAGATCTTCCTGGAAACCGAACTGTTCTACCAGGGTATCCGTCCTGCTGTGAACACCGGTCTGTCGGTGTCGCGCGTTGGCTCGTCGGCGCAAACCAGCGCGATGTCCAGCGTTGCAGGCCCGGTGAAACTGTCGCTGGCCCAGTACCGTGAAATGGCGGCCTTCGCCCAGTTCGGTTCCGACCTTGATGCGTCGACACAGGCGTTGCTGAACCGTGGTGCACGTCTGACCGAGCTGATGAAACAGCCGCAGTATTCGCCCCTGACCAACGCCGAAATCGTCTGCGTCATCTTCGCAGGCACCAACGGCTTCCTGGACAAGGTTGCGATCAAGGACGTCGGCCGCTGGGAAGCGGGCATGCTGGCGCACATGCGCTCCAAGCATCAGGATGTTCTGGACTGGATCACAAACGAAGATCCCAAGATCAAGGGCGATGCCGCAGACAAGCTGCGTGCAGCTCTGGACACCTTCGCAACTGACTTCGCTTAA
- a CDS encoding F0F1 ATP synthase subunit delta translates to MSEPASISTGIAKRYATAVYDLAKETKAVKAIETDIAALQDAMAQSGDFNAMIHSPIYTRDQQGAAVTALAKKMKLSDVMSNTLALMAQKRRLFVLPQLVQTLREVIAEDKGEVTADVTSAKALTKTQSDKLAKTLTASMGKTVTIHATVDESLIGGLVVKVGSKMIDTSIRSKLNSLQNAMKEVG, encoded by the coding sequence GTGTCCGAACCAGCTTCGATCTCCACAGGCATCGCCAAGCGCTATGCGACTGCCGTCTACGACTTGGCCAAAGAGACCAAGGCCGTAAAAGCCATCGAGACCGATATTGCTGCCTTGCAAGATGCCATGGCACAGTCGGGCGACTTTAACGCTATGATCCATTCGCCGATCTACACCCGCGACCAGCAAGGCGCGGCCGTGACGGCGTTGGCGAAAAAGATGAAGCTGTCGGACGTGATGTCCAACACGCTGGCACTGATGGCGCAAAAGCGTCGTCTGTTTGTGCTGCCGCAGCTGGTGCAGACCCTGCGCGAGGTGATTGCCGAAGACAAAGGCGAAGTGACTGCTGATGTGACATCGGCCAAGGCACTGACCAAGACGCAATCGGACAAACTGGCCAAGACGCTGACCGCGTCGATGGGCAAAACCGTGACTATTCATGCGACCGTTGATGAAAGCCTCATCGGCGGTCTTGTCGTCAAAGTGGGCTCGAAGATGATCGACACGTCGATCCGCTCCAAGCTCAATTCCCTTCAGAATGCAATGAAAGAGGTCGGATAA
- a CDS encoding class II aldolase/adducin family protein: protein MKDAATALPAAMDIKDMPDPAEMPSLKGKVSEEEWALRCQLAATYRLCAMHGWTDLVFTHISARLPDEDGAERFLINPYGVMFDEMTASSLVKIDLEGNICQDTPYNINPAGFTIHSAIHAARHDAGCVIHVHTPYGVAVSVQNGGLRRYTQFSMIVNNDLAYHDYEGIALELDERERIVNDLGDKSLLMLRNHGTLTLGANCAIAFLRMYFLENACKTQIFAQAAGTENLHEEDQAMADTVQAQAAGAFTPGYGDNLIWPGLMRKLKRTNPGYDH, encoded by the coding sequence ATGAAAGACGCAGCCACCGCCTTGCCGGCAGCTATGGACATCAAGGACATGCCCGATCCGGCTGAAATGCCCTCGCTGAAAGGCAAGGTCTCGGAGGAAGAATGGGCGCTGCGCTGCCAGTTGGCGGCCACCTACCGGCTGTGCGCCATGCACGGCTGGACCGATCTGGTGTTCACCCACATCTCGGCACGGCTGCCCGACGAGGACGGGGCCGAGCGGTTTTTGATCAACCCTTACGGCGTGATGTTTGACGAGATGACGGCGTCGTCGCTGGTCAAGATCGACCTTGAGGGCAACATCTGTCAGGACACGCCCTACAACATCAATCCGGCGGGCTTCACCATCCATTCGGCCATACACGCGGCGCGCCATGATGCGGGCTGTGTGATCCATGTGCACACGCCTTACGGTGTTGCGGTGTCGGTGCAGAACGGCGGGCTGCGGCGCTATACACAGTTTTCGATGATCGTGAACAACGATCTGGCCTATCACGACTACGAAGGCATCGCCCTGGAACTGGACGAGCGGGAACGCATCGTCAACGATCTGGGCGACAAGTCGCTGCTGATGCTGCGCAACCATGGTACCCTGACGCTGGGGGCGAATTGTGCGATCGCTTTCCTGCGGATGTATTTCCTTGAGAACGCCTGCAAGACGCAGATTTTCGCGCAGGCAGCCGGAACCGAAAACCTGCATGAGGAGGATCAGGCAATGGCCGATACGGTGCAGGCACAGGCCGCAGGCGCGTTCACGCCGGGATATGGCGACAACCTGATCTGGCCGGGTCTGATGCGCAAACTGAAACGGACCAATCCGGGGTACGATCACTAG
- a CDS encoding methyltransferase domain-containing protein, with protein sequence MHLDVQDLRNFYYRSALGRAAQKSLRGRMLELWPEAKGQTVAGYGFAVPLLRPYLQDARRVMALMPGPQGVMPWPAGQANVSALIEETMWPIETGHVDKLVVMHGLETSDRPQDLLEECWRVLGPGGKALFIVPNRAGLWSRRDRTPFGYGRPYSASQLETQLRTHQFLPERHVGALYQFPSGKRVWMKSAAMFEGVGRAVPGMIAGGAFMVEATKLVYPPKGKSSRARKRASVLEGLTEPVAKPV encoded by the coding sequence ATGCACCTCGACGTACAGGACTTGCGCAATTTTTATTATCGCAGCGCGCTGGGACGTGCCGCGCAGAAATCATTGCGCGGGCGCATGCTGGAACTGTGGCCCGAGGCCAAGGGCCAGACGGTGGCCGGATACGGCTTTGCCGTGCCGCTGCTGCGCCCCTATCTGCAAGACGCGCGTCGGGTGATGGCGCTGATGCCGGGGCCGCAGGGGGTCATGCCCTGGCCCGCGGGGCAGGCAAATGTGTCGGCGCTGATCGAAGAGACGATGTGGCCCATCGAGACCGGACATGTGGACAAGCTGGTGGTGATGCACGGGCTGGAAACCTCGGACCGTCCGCAGGATCTGCTGGAAGAATGCTGGCGGGTGCTGGGGCCGGGGGGCAAGGCGCTGTTTATCGTGCCCAACCGCGCGGGGCTGTGGTCGCGGCGGGACCGCACGCCGTTTGGCTACGGGCGGCCCTATTCGGCGTCGCAGCTGGAAACGCAGTTGCGCACGCATCAGTTCCTGCCCGAACGCCATGTGGGCGCGCTGTATCAGTTTCCATCGGGCAAACGTGTCTGGATGAAATCCGCAGCCATGTTCGAAGGGGTGGGGCGCGCCGTGCCCGGCATGATCGCGGGCGGGGCGTTTATGGTTGAAGCGACCAAGCTGGTCTATCCGCCCAAGGGCAAATCGAGCCGCGCGCGCAAACGGGCAAGCGTGCTGGAAGGGTTGACCGAACCCGTGGCGAAGCCTGTCTGA